One genomic segment of Deltaproteobacteria bacterium includes these proteins:
- the aspS gene encoding aspartate--tRNA ligase: MQSLGDWKRSCYCGEPRPIQVGQELTVMGWVNARRDHGGVTFVDLRDRSGLLQVVFNPQVNEAAHTEAKDVRLEYVFAVRGVLARRSPETINPNLPTGEVELQVNELRVLNSSRTTPFPIDEETIPAENTRLRYRYLDLRRPEMYGNLRLRHRLVKSVRDYLDGQGFLEVETPFLTRSTPEGARDYLVPSRVNPGSFYALPQSPQLFKQLLMVGGFDKYFQIARCFRDEDLRADRQPEFTQIDIEMSFIQPEDIFRLSEGMMAKACRELKNMEISTPFPRMSYAESMARYGNDKPDIRFGLELSELTNLFRATDIKVFSEVVAKGGVIRGLLVSPCSFSRKEIDDLNPLAQGFGAKGLAWFRITDEGWQSPLAKFVSDEKKAEIEAALGFKKGDLLLMVADREKVVCDVLSRLRLHLGNKLGLIPKEEFRFLWVTDFPLLEYDDEAKRYVAMHHPFTSPREEDLPLLATDPGQVHARAYDLVLNGLELGGGSIRNHRLEVQQQVFACLGLKEEEAQEKFGFLMEALSYGAPPHGGIAFGVDRMAMLFAGAESLREVIAFPKTAKAVCLMTQAPSQVEPKQLRELSIRVNV, encoded by the coding sequence ATGCAATCACTAGGCGACTGGAAACGAAGTTGTTACTGCGGTGAACCCCGTCCCATTCAGGTGGGACAAGAACTGACGGTCATGGGTTGGGTCAATGCCCGACGCGACCATGGCGGCGTCACCTTTGTCGATCTGCGCGACCGTTCCGGCCTGCTCCAGGTCGTTTTCAACCCTCAAGTGAACGAGGCCGCACACACCGAGGCAAAAGATGTACGCCTGGAATACGTGTTCGCGGTACGTGGCGTTCTCGCGAGGCGTTCTCCGGAAACTATTAATCCGAATCTGCCCACTGGAGAAGTCGAACTCCAGGTCAACGAACTCCGGGTGTTGAACTCGTCGCGCACGACACCGTTTCCCATCGATGAAGAGACCATCCCGGCGGAGAACACCCGCCTCCGCTACCGTTATCTCGACTTGCGTCGTCCGGAGATGTACGGCAATCTCCGGTTGCGCCATCGCTTGGTGAAAAGCGTGCGCGATTACCTCGACGGGCAAGGGTTCCTCGAAGTCGAGACACCCTTTCTGACGCGCAGCACACCGGAAGGTGCACGCGATTATCTGGTCCCCAGTCGGGTCAACCCGGGGTCCTTCTACGCCTTGCCGCAGTCGCCACAGCTCTTCAAGCAGCTCTTGATGGTCGGCGGCTTCGACAAGTATTTCCAGATCGCGCGCTGTTTCCGCGACGAAGACTTGCGCGCCGACCGTCAGCCGGAGTTTACCCAGATCGACATCGAAATGTCCTTCATCCAACCGGAAGACATTTTCCGCTTGAGCGAAGGTATGATGGCCAAAGCTTGTCGTGAGCTGAAGAACATGGAGATTTCCACCCCTTTCCCCCGTATGTCTTACGCCGAGTCCATGGCGCGTTATGGCAACGACAAGCCGGACATCCGCTTCGGACTGGAACTCAGCGAACTCACCAACCTCTTCCGGGCGACGGATATCAAGGTGTTCTCGGAGGTGGTGGCCAAAGGCGGTGTCATTCGCGGCCTCCTCGTATCCCCCTGTTCCTTTTCGCGCAAAGAAATTGACGACCTCAATCCCCTAGCGCAAGGTTTCGGCGCCAAAGGGCTGGCGTGGTTCCGCATCACCGATGAAGGCTGGCAATCGCCGTTGGCCAAGTTTGTCAGCGACGAAAAGAAAGCGGAAATCGAGGCGGCACTCGGCTTCAAGAAAGGCGACCTGTTGCTGATGGTTGCCGATCGGGAAAAGGTGGTGTGCGATGTCCTGTCGCGCCTGCGCCTGCATCTCGGCAACAAGCTGGGCTTGATTCCGAAAGAGGAGTTTCGCTTTCTGTGGGTTACAGATTTTCCGCTGCTTGAGTACGACGACGAAGCCAAGCGCTACGTCGCCATGCATCATCCGTTCACCTCACCGCGCGAGGAAGATCTGCCATTGCTCGCCACCGACCCGGGTCAGGTGCATGCTCGCGCGTACGACCTAGTGCTGAACGGGCTTGAACTTGGCGGCGGCAGCATCAGAAACCATCGCCTCGAGGTCCAGCAACAAGTCTTCGCTTGTCTTGGCCTGAAAGAGGAAGAAGCGCAGGAGAAATTCGGCTTTCTGATGGAAGCCCTGTCCTACGGCGCGCCCCCACACGGCGGCATCGCTTTCGGTGTGGACCGCATGGCCATGCTCTTTGCCGGCGCGGAATCGCTCCGCGAGGTGATCGCCTTCCCTAAGACCGCGAAGGCCGTGTGTCTGATGACGCAAGCGCCAAGTCAAGTCGAACCGAAGCAACTGCGCGAGTTGAGTATCAGGGTCAATGTGTAG
- a CDS encoding histidine--tRNA ligase yields MKTAAVRGFRDILPEESALWQMLMTQARASFAAYGFSEIIVPILEKTDLFARAIGETTDIVEKEMYTFTDRDESSLTLRPEGTASVIRAYIEHSLHQKEPVSKLFYIGPMFRRERPQKGRYRQFHQIGAEILGRDDPLIDAELLLMLHDFFAALQLDVALDINSLGCPTCRPGYREQLRAFGESKLAELCEDCHSRLNRNPLRLLDCKKEGCRQATAQAPALADFLCDPCREHFTSVQDRLRQEHVRIEVNPRLVRGLDYYCRTSFEVLAQGLGSQNAVCGGGRYDGLVEQLGGPAVPGIGFAIGVERLAMLIQAQNRDFSTPLDVFIAPLGVAAESPAFAVARRLRNAGYRIELESGGRGLKAQMRRADKLGARHVLILGENELAAGKGTVRDMQTKTDRPMSVDLSLATPDLMNAIRNTSN; encoded by the coding sequence ATGAAGACAGCCGCAGTTCGAGGGTTCCGCGATATTTTGCCGGAGGAGAGTGCGTTGTGGCAGATGCTGATGACGCAAGCGCGCGCTTCCTTCGCGGCCTATGGCTTTTCCGAGATCATCGTGCCGATTCTGGAAAAAACGGATCTTTTCGCTCGGGCGATCGGGGAGACTACCGATATCGTTGAGAAGGAGATGTACACGTTCACGGATCGCGACGAGTCCTCGTTGACCTTGCGCCCGGAAGGAACGGCCTCAGTTATTCGTGCGTACATCGAACATTCCCTCCATCAGAAAGAGCCGGTCTCGAAGCTCTTTTATATCGGTCCGATGTTTCGTCGCGAACGTCCACAGAAAGGACGCTACCGTCAGTTCCATCAGATCGGCGCGGAAATCCTCGGCCGCGACGATCCGTTGATCGACGCCGAGCTGCTCCTCATGCTGCACGATTTTTTTGCCGCGCTGCAACTCGATGTCGCGCTCGATATCAATTCGCTGGGCTGTCCAACCTGCCGCCCGGGGTATCGCGAGCAACTGCGTGCATTCGGCGAGAGCAAACTCGCGGAGCTGTGCGAGGATTGTCACTCGCGGCTTAATCGCAACCCGTTGCGTTTGCTCGACTGTAAAAAAGAAGGTTGCCGACAGGCGACGGCGCAGGCGCCAGCGCTAGCCGATTTCTTATGTGATCCTTGTCGCGAACATTTTACCAGTGTCCAGGACCGCTTACGGCAGGAACACGTCCGCATTGAGGTGAACCCGCGCCTCGTGCGCGGCTTGGATTATTACTGTCGCACTTCCTTCGAGGTGCTGGCCCAGGGGCTCGGGTCGCAAAATGCGGTCTGCGGTGGTGGACGCTATGACGGACTGGTCGAGCAGTTGGGCGGACCAGCCGTGCCCGGTATCGGCTTTGCCATCGGCGTGGAACGCTTGGCCATGCTGATTCAGGCCCAGAATCGCGACTTCTCCACTCCGCTGGATGTCTTTATTGCCCCGCTTGGAGTAGCGGCAGAAAGCCCAGCCTTCGCAGTAGCGCGACGCCTGCGTAATGCCGGCTATCGCATCGAGCTGGAAAGCGGCGGCCGGGGACTCAAGGCACAGATGCGCCGCGCCGACAAACTCGGTGCCCGCCACGTCCTCATTCTCGGCGAGAACGAACTCGCTGCTGGCAAAGGCACGGTCAGAGATATGCAGACGAAGACTGATAGGCCGATGTCGGTGGATTTGTCACTTGCCACTCCGGATTTGATGAACGCCATCCGCAACACGAGCAATTAG
- a CDS encoding AAA family ATPase, protein MHCASCQSDNPEGAKFCIECGTPLKPRCAQCGNENLARAKFCSECGTALSGKAKVKNSQHPAPSNTPPLSQDSALRTQHSAAERRQLTVMFCDLVGSTALSDRLDPEELRAVVQEYQTTCAAVIERYEGYIAQYLGDGLLVYFGYPTAHEDDAQRAVKTGLEIIQKLQERVPSPLVGAGQGEGAKLNTLHTPHPNLLPQGEKELRRLQVRIGIHTGLVVVGEIGGGARREQLALGDTPNIAARLQGLAIPDTIVISETTHRLVQDQFEQVALGAQVLKGIAAPMQVYCVQGERERLEEFAGPSSSRLTPLVGREHELGMLLNCWKCATEGDGQVTLLSGEAGIGKSRLMQVLRERALSEGATRIEFRCSPYHRNSAWHPLIEHLHRLLHFQREDSLQTKLEKLQQTLSRYRFLQEDTVPLLAALLSLPHPEGFSPLQLTPQRQKQKTQEVLLSWLFEETDRAPVYCVWEDLHRADPSTLDLLQRLIDQLSTTRMFLLLTFRPEFIPPWSSRSYVSQITLSRLGRAQVPTMVERLTKGKTLPPEVLQQIVDKTDGVPLFVEELTKMVLESGLLQEGKDAYTLTGSLPPLAIPATLHDSLMARLDRLATVREIAQVGAALGREFSHELLQAVLNQAGSNLDEESLRNGLQQLVDAELLYRQGQPPHATYLFKHALIRDTAYQSLLKSRRQQIHTQIARVLEERFAEVVATQPEVVAHHYTEAGLVPQAVLAWQQAGQQAIERSAEREAISHLTTGLALLRTLPDTIERAAQELTLLVGLGPALMAIKGYAAAEVTEVYAQAHALSQRVGDTPELFPALLGLATSALIRGEFRTAHDLGEQLLHFAQREQDSALLVEAHYILGTTLFHLGELAAARQHLEQGIALYDFQQHRFLAFRYGQDPGVFCLCYLTRILWFLGYPDQALHQSRKAVALATELKHPFSSTLAATFAAVVAQLRREETVTLTEAATAIALSTEHSFAFYLAMSTMLRGWALTFQGRPEEGLQQLQQGLAAWQATGAELFRPHVLALLAEAYGATARNEEGLRVVADALNTANTGGTRFYEAELHRRKGELLLTQEGLRPQAIGLREKTEEAEQCFLRAIEIAQRQHAKSWELRATTSLARLWQRQSKRQAAHALLSEVYCWFTEGLDTKDLQEARALLAELSQESH, encoded by the coding sequence ATGCATTGCGCAAGCTGCCAATCCGACAATCCCGAGGGCGCGAAATTTTGCATCGAGTGCGGTACGCCGCTCAAGCCTCGCTGTGCGCAATGCGGTAACGAGAACCTCGCTCGCGCTAAGTTTTGTAGCGAATGCGGCACGGCGCTTTCAGGCAAGGCAAAAGTCAAAAATTCCCAACACCCAGCACCCAGCAACACTCCTCCGCTTTCTCAGGACTCAGCACTCAGGACTCAGCACTCAGCCGCCGAACGCCGGCAACTGACGGTCATGTTCTGCGATCTCGTGGGCTCGACCGCGCTCTCCGATCGGCTCGATCCCGAAGAACTACGTGCGGTCGTCCAAGAGTATCAAACCACCTGCGCCGCAGTGATCGAGCGCTATGAAGGATACATTGCCCAATACCTGGGCGACGGGTTGCTGGTGTACTTCGGGTATCCCACCGCTCATGAGGATGACGCGCAACGGGCGGTGAAAACCGGGTTGGAGATTATTCAGAAATTACAAGAACGGGTTCCCTCTCCCCTGGTGGGAGCGGGACAGGGTGAGGGGGCCAAGCTCAACACCCTACATACCCCTCATCCTAACCTTCTCCCCCAAGGGGAGAAGGAACTGCGCAGACTCCAAGTTCGCATCGGCATCCACACCGGTCTGGTCGTGGTCGGGGAAATCGGCGGTGGTGCGCGACGTGAACAACTTGCGCTCGGCGATACGCCCAACATTGCCGCCCGACTGCAAGGGCTGGCCATTCCGGATACTATCGTTATCAGCGAGACGACGCATCGGCTCGTCCAGGATCAGTTCGAGCAGGTGGCCTTGGGTGCCCAGGTCTTGAAAGGCATTGCCGCGCCCATGCAAGTCTACTGCGTCCAAGGAGAAAGAGAGCGTCTGGAGGAATTTGCAGGACCGTCATCCAGTCGCCTGACGCCGCTCGTTGGCCGCGAGCACGAACTGGGAATGCTGTTGAACTGCTGGAAATGCGCCACGGAGGGAGACGGTCAGGTAACACTCCTCAGCGGCGAAGCTGGCATCGGCAAGTCCCGCCTGATGCAAGTCTTAAGAGAGCGGGCGCTCAGCGAAGGCGCTACGCGCATCGAGTTCCGTTGCTCGCCGTATCATCGGAATAGCGCCTGGCATCCGCTCATTGAGCACCTCCATCGCCTGCTGCATTTTCAACGGGAGGACTCTCTGCAAACTAAGCTGGAGAAACTTCAGCAGACCCTGAGTCGGTATCGTTTTCTCCAAGAGGATACTGTGCCACTCCTCGCCGCACTTCTTTCGCTGCCTCATCCGGAAGGGTTTTCTCCTTTGCAATTGACACCGCAGCGCCAAAAGCAAAAGACCCAAGAAGTTTTGCTCAGTTGGCTCTTCGAGGAAACCGACCGCGCCCCGGTGTATTGCGTGTGGGAAGACTTGCATCGCGCGGACCCGTCTACGTTGGACCTGCTTCAGCGCCTGATCGACCAACTCTCCACCACACGGATGTTTTTGCTGCTCACCTTTCGCCCAGAGTTTATTCCGCCATGGTCCAGCCGCTCCTATGTGTCTCAAATCACGCTCAGCCGGTTGGGACGCGCTCAGGTGCCCACAATGGTGGAACGGCTGACAAAAGGAAAAACGCTCCCGCCCGAGGTGCTGCAACAGATCGTGGACAAAACGGACGGCGTGCCGCTCTTCGTGGAAGAACTCACCAAAATGGTGTTGGAGTCTGGGCTGTTGCAAGAAGGCAAAGACGCCTACACCCTGACCGGCTCGCTTCCCCCGTTGGCGATTCCGGCGACGCTGCACGATTCGCTCATGGCGCGCTTGGATCGACTCGCCACGGTGCGCGAGATCGCGCAGGTCGGCGCGGCGTTGGGCCGCGAGTTTTCCCACGAACTACTCCAAGCAGTATTGAACCAAGCGGGATCGAACCTGGATGAGGAGAGTCTGCGCAACGGACTCCAGCAACTCGTTGACGCCGAGTTGCTCTATCGCCAGGGCCAACCGCCACACGCCACCTACCTGTTCAAGCATGCCCTGATCCGCGACACCGCCTACCAATCGCTCCTGAAAAGCAGACGGCAGCAGATCCACACCCAAATCGCTCGGGTGCTCGAAGAGCGATTCGCTGAGGTCGTCGCCACCCAGCCCGAGGTCGTGGCGCATCATTACACGGAGGCTGGACTCGTGCCGCAAGCCGTTCTGGCGTGGCAACAAGCCGGACAGCAAGCGATCGAACGCTCAGCCGAACGAGAAGCGATCTCGCACCTGACGACAGGGCTGGCTTTGCTGAGAACATTGCCGGACACCATCGAACGGGCAGCACAAGAACTCACCCTACTGGTCGGCCTGGGACCAGCCTTGATGGCGATTAAGGGCTATGCGGCGGCAGAGGTCACGGAAGTGTATGCGCAAGCCCATGCCTTGTCGCAACGCGTAGGCGACACACCGGAACTCTTCCCGGCGTTACTCGGATTGGCCACCTCGGCCTTGATTCGCGGCGAGTTTCGCACCGCGCATGACCTCGGCGAGCAACTGCTGCATTTCGCGCAACGAGAACAGGACTCGGCGTTGTTGGTGGAAGCGCATTACATCTTGGGCACGACGTTGTTCCATTTGGGCGAACTGGCGGCGGCGAGACAACATCTGGAACAAGGCATTGCCCTGTACGATTTCCAACAGCATCGTTTTCTGGCATTCCGTTACGGCCAAGACCCGGGGGTATTCTGCCTGTGCTATCTGACCCGCATTTTGTGGTTTTTGGGGTATCCCGACCAAGCGCTTCACCAGAGCCGCAAAGCTGTAGCCCTCGCCACCGAACTCAAGCATCCGTTCAGTTCCACCCTCGCGGCCACCTTTGCCGCCGTGGTCGCCCAACTCCGCCGCGAAGAGACCGTCACGTTGACGGAAGCGGCAACAGCTATCGCCTTGAGCACGGAACACAGCTTTGCCTTTTATCTGGCCATGAGCACGATGCTGCGCGGGTGGGCGCTCACGTTCCAAGGCCGCCCGGAAGAAGGTCTTCAGCAGCTCCAACAAGGTCTGGCGGCGTGGCAAGCCACCGGGGCCGAACTCTTTCGCCCTCATGTGTTGGCACTTCTGGCCGAAGCTTACGGGGCAACGGCTCGCAACGAAGAAGGTTTACGCGTGGTGGCCGACGCCCTCAACACGGCGAACACAGGCGGTACGCGCTTTTACGAAGCCGAACTCCACCGGCGGAAAGGCGAACTCCTGCTGACGCAGGAAGGCTTAAGGCCGCAGGCTATAGGCTTAAGGGAAAAGACAGAAGAAGCCGAACAGTGCTTCCTCAGAGCAATCGAGATTGCACAACGTCAGCACGCCAAGTCGTGGGAACTGCGCGCGACAACTAGCCTCGCGCGGTTGTGGCAACGGCAAAGCAAGCGCCAAGCGGCACATGCGCTGCTGTCCGAGGTCTACTGCTGGTTTACCGAAGGGTTGGACACCAAAGACTTGCAAGAGGCGCGGGCACTGCTTGCAGAGCTGAGCCAGGAAAGCCACTAA
- the cobU gene encoding bifunctional adenosylcobinamide kinase/adenosylcobinamide-phosphate guanylyltransferase: MPRSRPSKESVLVLGGARSGKSAYALRRAQEWDGSLIYLATAEAKDAEMKKRISRHRAQRRSRRWLTVEEPLSVVWQLKELDERIGGVVLDCVTLWVSNALLTNQRSELESQVAELVEEIPLFPFHFLAVSNEVGLGLVPDAPLGREYRDLLGSINQQLAATCSEVLFLAAGLPLKLKG, encoded by the coding sequence ATGCCGCGTTCTCGACCATCCAAGGAAAGCGTGCTGGTGCTGGGCGGTGCCCGTTCTGGTAAAAGTGCCTATGCGTTGCGCCGCGCGCAGGAATGGGACGGCTCGTTAATCTATCTGGCGACTGCCGAAGCCAAAGATGCGGAGATGAAGAAGCGCATCTCGCGGCATCGCGCTCAACGTCGCAGCCGTCGTTGGCTCACCGTCGAAGAACCGTTGTCGGTGGTGTGGCAATTGAAGGAGCTGGACGAACGTATCGGTGGGGTCGTGCTCGACTGCGTCACCTTGTGGGTCTCGAACGCGTTGCTGACTAATCAGCGCTCAGAGCTAGAGAGTCAGGTGGCAGAGCTGGTGGAAGAGATTCCGCTGTTCCCTTTTCATTTTTTGGCGGTGAGTAATGAGGTCGGGCTGGGGCTAGTGCCGGATGCTCCCCTTGGCCGCGAGTACCGCGACCTGCTCGGGAGCATCAACCAACAGTTGGCGGCAACATGCTCGGAAGTGCTCTTTCTCGCGGCGGGGCTGCCGCTGAAGTTGAAAGGGTAA
- a CDS encoding ferritin-like domain-containing protein, with translation MAYLSTIDFFEDQNFFDRWRRNLKGDLDLSWMNTKTEKLAATLENPRRGLTLRDLDKSGYGFSEMPELVRDNRSFAPRGAELPEGLPDLQAAVSQKSEVWAYNTEGYYEEAMTRQWNATLDVPWQEMAKAELPDEIARAYAQLLTFLTEVEMIATDAPAEWMGKLNNNFMEVKNFMATQVMDEARHAEVFRKRALTTGYGLMKACPYNEMSLKHIRDADSFAEMSLSLHLIGEGVVLTLFRFSEYIAPTEADKKMFRLIMQDEARHVGYGVQHLKWVMRHFPEKREVIHKHLDEAENMVFSGGYALEVTEPFIVLAGKGLKKENIEQGAKITALFQMKQIEEYFERLDKCGLSERRKRSKLHNALEFTRAALQEAGVLA, from the coding sequence ATGGCGTATCTCAGTACTATCGACTTCTTTGAAGACCAGAACTTTTTCGATCGTTGGCGGCGGAATCTCAAAGGCGATCTCGACCTCTCCTGGATGAACACGAAGACCGAGAAGCTGGCCGCCACTCTAGAAAACCCGCGCCGTGGGCTTACGCTCCGAGATCTGGATAAGAGTGGGTATGGCTTCTCTGAGATGCCGGAATTGGTGCGCGACAACCGCAGCTTCGCGCCGCGTGGCGCCGAGCTGCCGGAAGGTCTGCCTGACTTGCAAGCTGCCGTCAGTCAGAAAAGCGAGGTGTGGGCCTACAACACCGAGGGATATTACGAAGAGGCGATGACGCGGCAATGGAACGCGACTCTCGATGTGCCCTGGCAGGAGATGGCGAAAGCCGAGCTGCCGGACGAGATCGCTCGGGCGTACGCGCAGTTGCTGACGTTTCTGACCGAAGTAGAGATGATCGCCACGGATGCCCCGGCGGAGTGGATGGGCAAGCTGAACAACAACTTTATGGAAGTGAAGAACTTCATGGCCACCCAGGTCATGGACGAGGCCCGGCACGCCGAGGTGTTTCGTAAGCGAGCGCTGACCACTGGGTATGGGCTGATGAAGGCGTGCCCGTACAACGAAATGAGCCTGAAGCATATTCGCGACGCCGATTCGTTCGCGGAGATGTCGCTGTCCCTGCATCTGATCGGCGAGGGCGTGGTGCTGACGCTCTTCCGCTTCAGCGAATACATTGCGCCCACCGAAGCCGACAAGAAAATGTTTCGTCTCATCATGCAAGACGAGGCGCGGCATGTCGGCTATGGCGTGCAGCATTTGAAATGGGTCATGCGTCATTTCCCCGAGAAGCGCGAAGTCATCCACAAGCATCTCGACGAAGCCGAGAACATGGTGTTCAGCGGCGGCTATGCCTTGGAGGTGACCGAACCTTTCATCGTGCTGGCCGGCAAAGGGCTCAAGAAAGAAAATATCGAGCAGGGGGCGAAGATCACCGCGCTCTTCCAAATGAAGCAAATCGAAGAATACTTCGAGCGCCTGGATAAGTGCGGACTGAGCGAACGTCGGAAACGCAGCAAACTGCACAACGCCTTGGAATTCACGCGCGCCGCGTTGCAAGAGGCTGGGGTCTTGGCGTAG
- a CDS encoding SIS domain-containing protein, producing MTTKTATKSHSVKRSVDLARAQAVLNAEAEAILAIQLDANFLQAVEILRKCKGKVITTGMGKVGTIAVKLATTLSSTGTPACFLHPGEAAHGDLGLVGKNDVMITFSNSGKTREVLETIARAKKLNGMHLIAITGHPDSPIGRQSDIVLSIGAVKEPCPLGLTPSASTTAMMALSDALALVLMQKKGFTKADYAKFHHGGYLGRRARKEAQQESDSPRVNLEVVV from the coding sequence ATGACGACAAAGACCGCAACGAAAAGCCATTCCGTAAAACGATCCGTGGATCTGGCACGGGCGCAGGCCGTGCTCAACGCCGAAGCCGAGGCGATCCTTGCGATTCAACTCGATGCCAATTTTCTCCAGGCCGTGGAAATCCTGCGTAAATGCAAAGGGAAAGTCATTACTACTGGCATGGGAAAAGTCGGGACCATTGCCGTGAAGCTGGCGACGACATTGTCGTCCACCGGTACGCCCGCGTGCTTCTTACATCCTGGAGAAGCCGCGCATGGAGATTTGGGCTTGGTCGGCAAAAACGATGTAATGATTACCTTCTCGAACAGCGGCAAAACCCGCGAAGTGCTGGAAACCATCGCGCGCGCGAAGAAACTCAACGGCATGCACCTGATCGCCATCACTGGTCATCCCGATTCCCCGATCGGACGACAAAGCGACATTGTGCTTTCCATCGGTGCGGTGAAAGAGCCGTGTCCGCTCGGGTTGACGCCCTCTGCGAGCACCACCGCCATGATGGCGCTGAGCGATGCGTTGGCGCTGGTGCTTATGCAAAAGAAAGGGTTCACCAAAGCGGATTACGCGAAATTCCACCACGGAGGCTACTTGGGGCGGAGGGCACGGAAGGAAGCGCAACAGGAGTCCGACAGCCCGCGGGTGAATCTGGAGGTGGTGGTCTGA
- the bfr gene encoding bacterioferritin — protein MQGSLEVIEELNTALKGELIATSQYFLHASLCKKWGYLRLYKKMYDESIEEMKHAEQLIDRILFLEGTPSMNEPFKLAIGKNVREILDNDLVLERDGLPELKKAVGLCLEQADTGTRELLEHILVSAEEHIQWLEAQTSLLRQVGYENYCAQQILAA, from the coding sequence ATGCAAGGTTCACTAGAGGTCATCGAAGAGCTGAACACCGCGCTCAAGGGAGAATTGATTGCAACCAGTCAATATTTCTTACATGCTTCGCTCTGCAAAAAGTGGGGATACCTGCGTCTCTACAAGAAGATGTACGACGAATCGATCGAGGAAATGAAACATGCCGAGCAACTGATCGACCGCATCCTCTTCCTCGAAGGAACGCCAAGCATGAACGAACCGTTCAAACTCGCGATCGGGAAGAACGTGCGGGAAATTCTGGACAACGATCTAGTGCTGGAGCGGGACGGCTTGCCGGAATTGAAGAAGGCAGTGGGCCTGTGCCTGGAGCAGGCGGATACCGGCACGCGAGAGCTGTTGGAGCATATCCTGGTCAGCGCAGAGGAACACATTCAGTGGTTGGAGGCGCAGACGTCGCTCCTCCGGCAGGTCGGTTACGAAAACTACTGCGCTCAGCAAATCCTGGCGGCGTAA